The Prevotella sp. E2-28 genome includes the window GCACCACGTTTCGTAGATTTCAAGAAAGATTTGGTATTTGGTAGTGTCAATGCCAATCTGCCCACACTCTACGTGCAGAATAAGGAGAATGGTCGCTTCCAGATGGCTTTCCGCTATGAATTTGGTAATGAGGCCGACCTGCGATATGGCTATGCTGCACAGTATCTGGATTATCTGGGCACCGACTCGCTGTCAGCTGAGCAGATAAAGCAACAGTTCTATAAGCTGGCTTGCAGTTACAGTATCAATGTGGGTAGTCGTAATCTTACCGTTACCTTGAACGGTCTGAGTGAAAATATGCCGCAGGCCGTAGCCCTGCTGGAACACCTGATGCAACATGCAAAGGTGGATAAAGAGGCCTACGATATGTTTGTATCAATGGAAGCAAAGGCACGTATGGATGCTAAGGCTGATCAGCGCACAAACTTCGATATGCTGGCATCTTATGGCATCTATGGTTCTTATAACCCCCGTCGTCATAATATCGATATTGAGACTCTGGCTAAGACTGATCCCAGTGAGTTGCTGGGCTTGCTGAAAGACCTTACTCAGTATAAACACACGGTGCTCTATTATGGTCCTATGACCGAGAGCGAACTGGCTGAGGCTCTGACATCTTACACCTCTTTGCCAAACGTGTCAACGAAGGATGTACCTGAAAACAAACATTTTGTGATGCAGCCTACTACGAACAATGAGATTCTGCTGGCACCCTATGATGCCCAGAATATCTATATGCGTATGTATTATAATGAAGGCTTATCATGGAATCCTGAGGAGGCTCCCGTACAGGCTCTCTTCAATGAGTTCTTCGGTGGTGGTATGAACAGTGTCGTGTTCCAGGAACTGCGTGAAGCTCGCGGACTGGCTTATAATGCTTATGCTTATTATCAGCAGGCTAGTTATAAGGATCAGCAGGATATGTTCTTTACACATATCATCACACAGAACGATAAGATGAACGACTGTATCACAGAGTTCCATCATATCCTCGATTCAGTGCCTCAGAGTGAGGGTGCGCTGAATATTGCTAAGGAGTCTATGATTAAGCGTCTGGCTAGTATGCGTACAACGAAGTTCGCTATCATCAACGCTTGGCTGGCAGCAAAGGAAATGGGTATCGACTATGATGTCAATGAGCGTATCTATGAGGCAGTGCCTAACTTGACGCTGGCTGATGTGTTGAAGTTCGCAGATGAGCGTATTGCCCGCAAACCTTATCGTTACGTCATCCTTGGTAATGAGAAGGCGCTTGATATGACAGCCCTTGAGCAATATGGCCCTGTGAAGCGATTGACCACAGAGGAGATATTCGGCTATTGATGTTTTTTTGAACGCGATAATAAAAAAACGGGAATCATGTTTGTGATTCTCGTTTTTTTGTTGTACTTTTGTGCCCTATAATACTAATAAAAACGAAATAATGGCAACACCAGTAGAATTCAAGTATGCCCCGATGTTTCAGGTGGGCGAAGACAAGACCGAGTATAGACTGCTTTCTAAAGAAGGCGTAAGCACTGCCGAGTTTGAAGGCAAGCAGATTGTGAAGGTTTCTAAGGAGGCTCTGACCCTGTTGGCTCAGCAGGCTTTCCACGATGTAGAGTTCATGCTGCGTCGTGAGCATAACCTTCAGGTGGCAAAGATCCTGACCGACCCTGAGGCCAGCGAGAATGATAAGTACGTAGCCCTGCAGTTCCTGCGCAATGCCGACGTGGCTTGCAAGGGCATCCTGCCTTTCTGTCAGGACACAGGTACCGCCATCATTCATGGTGAGAAGGGACAGCAGATTTGGACTGGCTTTGAGGATGAAGAGGCTCTGAGCCGTGGTGTGTATAACACCTTCACTCAAGACAACCTGCGCTATTCTCAGAACGCACCTCTGAACATGTATGACGAGGTGAATACCCGTTGCAACCTGCCTGCACAGATTGATATCGAGGCTACCGAGGGTGCTGAGTATAAGTTCGTGATGGTAGCAAAGGGTGGTGGCTCTGCTAACAAGACCTACTTCTATCCTATGACGAAGGCTACCATTCAGAACGAGGGTACGCTGATTCCTTTCCTCGTAGAGAAGATGAAGACACTGGGTACAGCAGCTTGTCCTCCTTATCACATCGCTTTCGTGATTGGTGGTACTTCTGCAGAGAAGAACCTGCTCACAGTGAAGCTCGCTTCAATTAAGTTCTACGATAACCTGCCTACTACGGGTGATGAGACTGGTCGTGCCTTCCGTGATATCGACCTTGAGGAGAAACTGCTGAAGGAGGCTCATAAGATTGGACTTGGTGCTCAGTTCGGTGGTAAGTACCTGGCTCACGACATCCGTGTCATTCGTCTGCCTCGTCACGGTGCAAGCTGTCCTATCGGTATGGGCGTTTCTTGTTCTGCCGACCGCAATATCAAGGCTAAGATTAATGCCGATGGAATCTGGCTGGAGAAGATGGACGAGAATCCTACAGAGTTAATTCCTGAGGAACTGCGTCGTCCAGGTGAGGGTGGCAAGGGTATCGAGATTAACCTGAACGAGGGTATCGATGCCGTACGCAAGGAGCTTTCTAAGTATCCTGTTTCTACCCGTGTGAACCTGAAGGGTACCATCATCGTAGCTCGTGATATTGCTCACGCTAAGTTGAAGGCTCGTCTGGATGCTGGTGAGGGTATGCCCGAGTACTTCAAGAAGTATCCTGTGCTGTATGCTGGTCCTGCTAAGACGCCAGAGGGTTATCCCTGTGGTTCTATGGGCCCAACCACAGCCAACCGTATGGATCCCTACGTGGATGAGTTCCAGGCTAATGGCGCTTCACTCGTGATGATTGCCAAAGGTAACCGTTCTGATGTTGTTACTGAGGCTTGTAAGAAGCACGGTGGTTTCTATCTCGGAACTATCGGTGGAGTGGCTGCTGTACTTTCAAAGAGCTCTATCAAGAGCATTGAATGTGTAGAATATCCTGAACTGGGTATGGAAGCAGTGTGGAAGATTGATGTTGAAGACTTCCCCGCATTTATCCTTGTTGACGATAAGGGCAACGACTTCTTCAAGACCTTGAAGCCCTGGACGCCTTGTAAAGGATAAAAGAATAAATTATTAGAAAGTAAAAAAGTAGAAAGATGAAAGCAATCTGTAATACTACAATTAGAAAGTATGTGAATTGGTTTCTGCCTTTTTACTTTTTTGCTTTTCTACCTCTGAGCGCCTTGGCACAGGATGACTTCACTCCTGTGCATGGTGATTGTTTGCCTGATGGCTTTACAGAATCTGCAGTAGGGCAGAAGACTGATGCTATGGGAAGAAGGAAACTTCCCACACCTAGGCAGGACTGGAATCCAGAAAAGGTTTACAGACAATTAGTAATCCTTGTTGAACAATTGGCAGATTCGTCTAACTATCTAGAATTTAGTTATACGGAAGATGCGCACGCTTTTTATGATAAGGTGTTTAATGAACAGGGATTCAACGCTGGCAATGGCCCCGGCTGCGTAGCTGATTATTATCGTGATCAGTCGCAAGGAATGCTGAACCTGCAGTTTGACGTCTATGGTCCTGTGAAAGTGGACATCTTAGCACAGCCCTATCAAAATCCTTCCTCTAGTACAAGAAATTATGGTAGGGACGCCTTTATTGAGGCTACCAATCAAGTCATAGATCAGCATCCTGAGATAGATTTCTCTGTGTACGATTGGAATGGTGATCGCAGAATAGAGCAGGTTATTTTCGTTTATGCGGGATTGCCTGGTAATATTGGCACCAATTATGGATACATCTGGCCCAATACCAGCTCGTTTACTACCATCACTACGCCTGATAACTATAAGATTTCCAATTATACAGCCAGTGGCGAGTTATGGCCTACGAAGTCGAAGAATTCCTGTGGCGTAGGTACCATTTGTCATGAGTTTAGTCATAGCTTAGGCTTACCCGATATCTATCCTACGGTGAGCAGCGCAGGCTATTCTGTCTGCGATGAGTGGGACCTGATGGACGGGGGTAATTTTACGAACTATGGTTGGTGCCCATGTAACTTCACCCCGATGGAGAAATGGGTGTTAGGTTGGATCTCCTTTGTCGATTTGGAAGAGCCAGCCACCATCACAGACCTGAAGCCTGTAGCCGAAGGTGGTGTGGTCTATCGTATTAAGCATACGGATTCTGAATGGCTCTTGCTTGAGAATCGTCAGCAGCGTGGATGGGATGCTGGAGCACCAGGTAAAGGCCTGGTTATCTATCATGTTGATTATGACGCGTCAAAATGGCAAAACAATACTTTGAACAACGATGCTGCCAAGCGCAGATTTGAGTTGATACATGCTGACAACATGGACTATGATGCGTGGACTTCTCATATGACTGCTCATAGTTTGAGTTCTTATGCTGTCAGTCCTCGTATGAATAAACTTCATCTGAGTACATCGCCCTATCCGTGGACTACTGATTCTACGGAGTTTGTCAATGACGAGCTGACAGAGACTTCTGTG containing:
- a CDS encoding fumarate hydratase, which gives rise to MATPVEFKYAPMFQVGEDKTEYRLLSKEGVSTAEFEGKQIVKVSKEALTLLAQQAFHDVEFMLRREHNLQVAKILTDPEASENDKYVALQFLRNADVACKGILPFCQDTGTAIIHGEKGQQIWTGFEDEEALSRGVYNTFTQDNLRYSQNAPLNMYDEVNTRCNLPAQIDIEATEGAEYKFVMVAKGGGSANKTYFYPMTKATIQNEGTLIPFLVEKMKTLGTAACPPYHIAFVIGGTSAEKNLLTVKLASIKFYDNLPTTGDETGRAFRDIDLEEKLLKEAHKIGLGAQFGGKYLAHDIRVIRLPRHGASCPIGMGVSCSADRNIKAKINADGIWLEKMDENPTELIPEELRRPGEGGKGIEINLNEGIDAVRKELSKYPVSTRVNLKGTIIVARDIAHAKLKARLDAGEGMPEYFKKYPVLYAGPAKTPEGYPCGSMGPTTANRMDPYVDEFQANGASLVMIAKGNRSDVVTEACKKHGGFYLGTIGGVAAVLSKSSIKSIECVEYPELGMEAVWKIDVEDFPAFILVDDKGNDFFKTLKPWTPCKG
- a CDS encoding M6 family metalloprotease domain-containing protein yields the protein MKAICNTTIRKYVNWFLPFYFFAFLPLSALAQDDFTPVHGDCLPDGFTESAVGQKTDAMGRRKLPTPRQDWNPEKVYRQLVILVEQLADSSNYLEFSYTEDAHAFYDKVFNEQGFNAGNGPGCVADYYRDQSQGMLNLQFDVYGPVKVDILAQPYQNPSSSTRNYGRDAFIEATNQVIDQHPEIDFSVYDWNGDRRIEQVIFVYAGLPGNIGTNYGYIWPNTSSFTTITTPDNYKISNYTASGELWPTKSKNSCGVGTICHEFSHSLGLPDIYPTVSSAGYSVCDEWDLMDGGNFTNYGWCPCNFTPMEKWVLGWISFVDLEEPATITDLKPVAEGGVVYRIKHTDSEWLLLENRQQRGWDAGAPGKGLVIYHVDYDASKWQNNTLNNDAAKRRFELIHADNMDYDAWTSHMTAHSLSSYAVSPRMNKLHLSTSPYPWTTDSTEFVNDELTETSVPAPKMNNQIGQNTLLQNKPITNIRISEEGLISFDFMGGDQTGISNLTPNPSPLTSQTYDLQGRRVSGSSGWGILIQRRADGTIRKYLNKLYIY